In Colletotrichum higginsianum IMI 349063 chromosome 1, whole genome shotgun sequence, the DNA window GCGTCATAACTCATTCTGGCTGCCAAGTTCAATGGCGTCGACTGTGCCACATGCACCTCATGTTTTTGTTGCCAATAAGATGTAGCTTAGGTCTTACATCTGCGGTAGTCGCCGTTCGCTTCCACGGCCAGTGATATCAGAAGCTAAGCTTGCAGCTTTTTGGCACATCACGTGAAATAATATCCATCAATAATGCCTCCGAGGACAATTGGATGGAGACGACTGAAGCTGTTCGAATGTGGCTGAGACTGGAGACAGCTTTTGTCTATTATTAACGGGCGTTTAATGCATTGAACCAACTGACCTTTAAACGAATACAAGTAGAAGAGGTCATGTGATATTTCGATATCTATTACAGATACTATGTAATGGATAAGCGACGACTTGAAATTACAAGTGACTCGACCCCGTGCTTGGCTCAATGTGACGTAGACGGCTAGGAAAGCAAAAGTACAGTCCCAATTTCACCATACACAGATCTATCTCGTTCAACATGATTGTAGAGGTGGGGTGCCGTGAGTTAGCAACTGGATGCGACTTGTCAAGCAGACTATCCGTCAAGTTTGTTACCTCATAGTGTGTTAACACTGGCAACTACATGTTCCGCTTAGGGACCATCCATGCACAAGTGGCacggccatctcggccgaATGATCCCACGGGCACGGGAAAGACCGAGTGACAGGCGTGGGCTCCCCCGCACTATGCCATGCCAAGCTTCCCGTTGTCCGAGATCGTCCAAACCTGACAGCGAGATCAACGGAAGCAAGATCTCGTCTCCGCAGCAACTCTGCCGCACTTGGATATAAGCCTTCAGAGTTGAAGAAAGCGGCTAGACAGGCGGGGAAGCCATTGGTGGGAATGACGTGGGGACATCGCGGCATTGACACCCATGTTGCCGTGATCGCTTCTTTCGGCGTAGTCTTCGCCGAGATGCTACGATGTTACTCTGAAAGTCTGTTTCGATTGTTCATATATATCAATGCTCTTGTCCCATAAGTCAACCTGGTAAACCCCGCCGAACTGCGAGAGATCAACTTCTTTTGCATCGTCAACTTCTCTGTATTATTCGACGCATTTTCAGCTGCCCTGTGCATAATCTTTGGCGTCCTACGAATCTCTTCGACTCGTCAAGATGAGAGTTCAAAGCATCGCAGCCGTCTTGGCAGCGGCAGTCACATCGGTCTCCGCAATTCCATTCGGACACGGTAGCGTGTCGGAAACCCGTTCGACCAAGCCTCCCTACTTTTTGCTCACCGGCGACTCGACTGTTGCCATCAACGGCGGTTGGGGCAATGGATTCTTGTCCTTCGTCGAGTCGCCTGCCGATGGCAAGAACTATGGCAAGAGCGGTGCCACAACCGTGTCATTCAGAGCCCAAGGCATTTGGAAAACCGTCATAGAAGAGGTCAAGGCGAACAAGGACGCCTTTAGCCCCATTGTCACGATCCAGTTCGGCCACAACGACCAAAAGGCGACGGCGAACATTTCCCAAGACCAGTTTCAAGCCAATCTTGAGGCCTTGGCGAACGAAGTTACGGCTGCTGGCGGAACTCCTGTAAGTCTATCCTTGCAAAGTATACCCAGAAGGAATATGGCTAATGTCAACCGTTTTCAAGATCTTGATCACCTCTCTCACGCGTCGCACCTTCAGCGGCGGCAAAGTCATCCAGAACCTCGAGAACGAGCGCCTCCGAGCTATTGCTGCCGCAGAGGCTGTGGGTGCCACGTACCTGGACCTGAACACCGCCAGCACCAAATATGTCAACGCCATTGGCAACGCGAATGGGCGTAAGTACGACTTATCGTCTGGCGATGCCACGCACTTGAACCCTGCCGGAGAGGTTGTTTTCGGTCGCCTGGTTGCGGACCTGCTCCTTGAGAAACGGGAGGATCTTGCCGAGTTCATCAAGGAGAATAAAGCGCTGAGCGACAAAATCAAGGCTGGCGTGTTTGCCACCGGTGACGAGACAGACTAAGCGTATCTCCTTATAGTAGAAACCTTCCTATGCTAGTATCTGTTACAATTTGAGTCGCCGTGATTCCACCACTATCTGCCCTCCTTAATCCTAAGAAGCATCCTTGAATCCACTGGTCATTGTAACTCAATCGGCGAGTTTCAGTGGTCCTTCGAAGACTAACCGCCAACCCACAAGCACCCGCACAGTCGCGATAAAATTAAATCTAATCCTGTCTGCTTCTCCAAAAGCATCAAGCCAGAACGAAGCAGCCTCAGAGTCCCGACGTCTTCTCTGCTCAACGCATGTGAGCCCCGTCGAGTAACAGCAGTGCTATCGACATCTGCTGTAGAAGCAATTCGTCAATTCACCCTAGCTCAACGTCAGTCAGCACATGAAATACTGAAGGGGCAAAGACTTACAGGCGACAATGGCCTTTGAGCGTAGATCCGATAGCTGTTATGCCTCATCTGTATTTGAGCGTGTCAGAATTTGTGTCCCAAGTCTTTGCGGGTATGGAAGACTTGACCTCTACTCGATAGCTCAGACCCATTTCCCCGAACTTCTGCTTCAGCAGCACGGATAGTTTCTGAGGGTCAACCTGACGCGCTGGCACGACAAGCTTCTCTTCATTTCTGAGGGCCCAACAATGGTTAGATGACCATCACGCGTGCGGctggcttcttctcgccggAACCTATCTCACCTGTGATCCCAAGTCATTTCGCTTGCTGCCTGCCAACTGCAAAGTCTGTGTTCTATGATTATAATGTGATGATGGCTTCTAAACTGATGCCAAAATTTTGGAGAAAATGGCCACCCAGGGTGTTGTGGGGTTCGGACATGTATAATCTGGGATTGAGACAGCCTGATCTTGCTTTTGTCACCTGATTATCTGCGTCACGCCAGCCTCATTATCGGTTTGAAAGTGCAAGAATGATTGGGCATGTGTGAGACTGCATTAGGCACAGCCCCGGTCATTCCACCGAGTTGGTGTGTGGTCACCAAATTGGTGTGTGGTTTCGGCATTTCATTGGCCTTGAAGCATTGCTCTTTAAATTGGATGGCACAGCTGATCGTTTTGGCGTTTATTAGGtgggaagagaggagaaaTGGTGTGCCGGAGGCATATCAGAGCCCTCAACGAGCATATCGACGCCTGTAATGACTCGGTCAGCCAGCATCGGCTCGCCATGATGCCGCAGGCCAGAAAGCAGATATCAAGTCAAGTTTTTTTCACGCACAACCAAATCCGTTCGTGGGCGTACCTTAGTTTGCATTGAATCAGTCAACGAACCTCGAAGAAAACCGCGTTATTTCAGGCTCGAGCCTTGGACGCGTATGTTGCACTCGGCCTCGAGTGAACCCCTTGTTTTCGCCCCCAACTCGCAGGTCAGCCCTTCAGCTGAATGCAGGACGCAGGAAGCGCCATGTTTACTGGGCCTCAACCCTTCTGGGTTAAGTCATCCTCAGCTTTTGTTAGACTCCCCAGCCTGCTGCGTCCGCATGGTCTACGCTGAGCTACATCCTCTTGTTCCACTTTCTCCGTAGCGGCCAGGCGATGATGGACGGATGTGTGTGTCCTGACAGGGCTACAATATTCCTTGTAGTCGTTCCAAGGTGTGCGCTTTCACTTTTACATTTAATAAAAACGTATCCGGAGCAAACAGCAAATCCTTTCCAATTGTCAAACTGAGGACACAACCACACCGCCAAGATGAACGTGCAAGGCAGAAACCGCTCTGCGCACAAGTCTGCCTCCGAAGACTGGGCCGAAGAGGTGGTGAGTGAACATCTTGCTGCCCCAAGCTTGAGAAATCGATCCTTTCTAAGGCGCATAGTAGCAATCATTGGTCGAAAAGTATGAGAACAAGGACCGTAATGGCACAGATAATCCCGCAATCAGTGCTATCCATGGGCAGTCTGGCGTTTCCAGACGTCGTACCCAGGAAAACATCGACCTTTCGGAGAACAGCCCCAGGCCCAGCCTCCCGTTTGCGAAGTCAGACCAAGGCTCTGTCGGCCAAGACATATCCAGAATCAGGACCCAGAAGTCTCTAGAATCCATCAGCACTTGTGTTGATCACGGAGACAGCTATCGCCTGTCCAACCGCGACACGGCACCTCCATCGGCTGATCAAAGTGGCTCGCTCCCTGAACTGCGGGAAGAAGTGCTTCACGCGGTGGGGCAGCATGATCACTTGGAGCCCAAGCATCCAGGGACTCGTGTTGAACTCCAGAAAGCACTCTTCAATGCTCTGGAGCGCCAGAGCAACGACAAGGAgtttcttcctcttcaggccctcgacgacttcATTACCGAGAATACAGTGCGACGGGAGCTTGAGGCTGAATTCGATCATTTATCCAAGACAGAGATAGAAGCCTGCGTGCACTATGTTTGTACTAGGAAGAAGATCAGCGATCCCAGGACCAAACACCTCAAGTTCACATCTGGCCAAAGGATCTTTGCTCTCCTCATCATGATTGAGGGGTTGGATAGCTTTCTCAATCTCAAGAGTCAAGGCCTCCACGATATTGATTTGCCTCTAAAAGACAACTGCCAGCGTAGTTCTCATCGACCAAAAACATTTACTTGTTTCCAGTCTTGGTCCCCGTTCAGATTACGATCGTTCGATGAATGGCAATGGAAGCTGTTGGCACCGTATTTTTCCACCACCAAAGACAGAGAAGAGAGAGTCTTGTTTTACAGCTTGCCTGCTCCGACAGTAATGCCATGGCTTTCAGAAACAGGACCGACGTCGGCAGATCCGGAGCCAGATCGCTTCGGGGGCTATAGCACAGTGAAGAAGGTCAAGATTCACCCTTCACATCACAACTTCCAGTTCCCAGAGGTATGCAACATCGGCACTGTATACTTTAGAAATAGCAATCACTGACTCCCATCCAGGGATGCGAGCCTTGCTTTGCTGTCAAGAAGCTGTATACGCATAAAAAGAAAGAATTCGACCGCGAGGTCGACGCTCTGAAGAGGTTCAACACCAGAACAAACTCAAATCTTGTTCAATTGTTGGCGACATATCGGCATCACAACAATTACTGCCTCTTGTTTCCAGGCGCAGATGGAAACCTGAAAGATCTTTGGGAAGCGAACCCTCAACCGGTCGCGGAACCTAGTTACAAGAGAGCGATGTGGATGGCCGAGGTGTGTCATGGCATTGCCACGGGTCTGTCGCAGATCCACCAGCATAGGACCACGGAAGAAATACGCCGAGATGCGATCGAAATTGCGAAAGAGGACAAGAAAGGGGATTCGCCTGCTGGGATACTTTCCAACACTCCAGCAAATCTTCGCCAGAACGAGGACCGATTCGGTAGGCACGGGGATATCAAGCCTGAGAATATCTTATGGTTCAAGAACTACAAACCGGATAGCTACCTCGGCGTTCTGCAGATCTCGGACTTTGGACTCACAAGGTTTCATAGCAAACACTCTATTTCGAAACACATGTCAGACGCTGTTGGGGGCCAAACTTACAGAGCGCCCGAGTTCAACACTACGAGGAACGGGTTCGATCAATCGTACGATATATGGACTCTGGGCTGTGTGTACCTTGAATTCATCACTTGGTACCTCCTTGGGTGGGAACAAGTGGATGACTTTTCTCGGAAGCGGAcgaaggaggacgacgaagcctTGAAATCTTTTAACAAAGATGGGTTTCCAGAAGACAAGTTTTTCAAGTTGGACGGCGACGGATCACAGGCCACTGTCAAAAGCAGTGTCACTAGAGTGAGTCAGCGCTGTTAGGTTCCGGACAGAAGCAAGCAACTGACTGAGCCGACACACAGTGGTTCGAAGTGCTTCATTCCCGGCCAGACTGCACCAAGTACATTCATCAGTTCCTGTACTTTG includes these proteins:
- a CDS encoding GDSL-like Lipase/Acylhydrolase, which produces MRVQSIAAVLAAAVTSVSAIPFGHGSVSETRSTKPPYFLLTGDSTVAINGGWGNGFLSFVESPADGKNYGKSGATTVSFRAQGIWKTVIEEVKANKDAFSPIVTIQFGHNDQKATANISQDQFQANLEALANEVTAAGGTPILITSLTRRTFSGGKVIQNLENERLRAIAAAEAVGATYLDLNTASTKYVNAIGNANGRKYDLSSGDATHLNPAGEVVFGRLVADLLLEKREDLAEFIKENKALSDKIKAGVFATGDETD
- a CDS encoding Protein kinase, coding for MNVQGRNRSAHKSASEDWAEEVQSLVEKYENKDRNGTDNPAISAIHGQSGVSRRRTQENIDLSENSPRPSLPFAKSDQGSVGQDISRIRTQKSLESISTCVDHGDSYRLSNRDTAPPSADQSGSLPELREEVLHAVGQHDHLEPKHPGTRVELQKALFNALERQSNDKEFLPLQALDDFITENTVRRELEAEFDHLSKTEIEACVHYVCTRKKISDPRTKHLKFTSGQRIFALLIMIEGLDSFLNLKSQGLHDIDLPLKDNCQRSSHRPKTFTCFQSWSPFRLRSFDEWQWKLLAPYFSTTKDREERVLFYSLPAPTVMPWLSETGPTSADPEPDRFGGYSTVKKVKIHPSHHNFQFPEGCEPCFAVKKLYTHKKKEFDREVDALKRFNTRTNSNLVQLLATYRHHNNYCLLFPGADGNLKDLWEANPQPVAEPSYKRAMWMAEVCHGIATGLSQIHQHRTTEEIRRDAIEIAKEDKKGDSPAGILSNTPANLRQNEDRFGRHGDIKPENILWFKNYKPDSYLGVLQISDFGLTRFHSKHSISKHMSDAVGGQTYRAPEFNTTRNGFDQSYDIWTLGCVYLEFITWYLLGWEQVDDFSRKRTKEDDEALKSFNKDGFPEDKFFKLDGDGSQATVKSSVTRWFEVLHSRPDCTKYIHQFLYFVEGRMLRVMKTERAECGEVAGELCKLLEQCEKRPEFCLHGIPEI